From the Leifsonia sp. AG29 genome, one window contains:
- the modA gene encoding molybdate ABC transporter substrate-binding protein: MTVPNRLARAALTITAAALLLTGCATSATGGASSPESATPTGVHGRITVFAAASLTTSFTRIGREFEAAYPGATVTFSFAGSSDLVTQLTEGAPADVFASAVEGNMQKAVKAGVTSGPPVRFATNVLSIAVPPGNPAKIRAFADLARSGVKTVVCAPQVPCGAATAKVEASSGTALSPVSQESSVTDVLGKVESGEADAGIVYATDVKAAGAKVATVPFPEAADVVNEYPIATIAGSAQPATARAFVAFVAGPQGRAVLRAAGFGAP; the protein is encoded by the coding sequence GGCGGCGGCCCTCCTGCTGACGGGCTGCGCGACGTCCGCGACCGGAGGCGCTTCCTCCCCGGAATCCGCGACCCCCACCGGCGTGCACGGCCGGATCACGGTCTTCGCCGCTGCCTCGCTCACCACCAGCTTCACGCGGATCGGCCGGGAGTTCGAGGCGGCCTACCCCGGAGCGACCGTGACCTTCAGCTTCGCCGGCTCCTCCGACCTCGTCACCCAGCTGACCGAGGGTGCGCCTGCTGACGTGTTCGCCTCGGCCGTCGAGGGGAACATGCAGAAGGCGGTCAAGGCGGGCGTCACCTCGGGGCCGCCCGTGCGCTTCGCCACGAACGTTCTCTCCATCGCGGTGCCCCCGGGCAACCCGGCGAAGATCCGCGCCTTCGCGGACCTCGCCCGGTCGGGCGTCAAGACGGTGGTGTGCGCTCCGCAGGTTCCCTGCGGGGCCGCGACGGCGAAGGTGGAGGCGTCGAGCGGCACCGCCCTGTCGCCCGTGAGCCAGGAGTCGTCCGTCACGGACGTGCTCGGCAAGGTCGAGTCCGGCGAAGCAGATGCGGGCATCGTGTACGCCACCGACGTCAAGGCCGCGGGTGCGAAGGTCGCCACTGTTCCGTTCCCCGAGGCGGCCGACGTCGTCAACGAGTACCCGATCGCAACCATCGCCGGCTCCGCGCAGCCCGCGACGGCGCGGGCCTTCGTCGCCTTCGTCGCGGGCCCGCAGGGGCGCGCCGTCCTCCGGGCCGCCGGATTCGGCGCCCCGTGA
- a CDS encoding ABC transporter permease: MTIPRLDVPRWVTVLAALGALFVALPVIAMVLRVNWAQLIPLLSSPASVEALLLSLRTSLIATAACLVLGVPMALVLARVPFPGRRLVRAIVLLPLVLPPVVGGLALLALYGRRGLFGGAIDVAFSTPAVIIAQTFVALPFLVLSLEGALRTAGPAYEAVAATLGAGPWTVLRRVTLPLVAPAVVSGAILSFARALGEFGATLTFAGSLQGTTRTLPLEIYLQRETDPDAALALSLLLIVVAIVVVGVAHGTGGARRRPAAREAVA; this comes from the coding sequence GTGACGATTCCGCGACTCGACGTCCCGCGCTGGGTGACCGTGCTCGCGGCGCTCGGAGCGCTGTTCGTGGCATTGCCGGTGATCGCCATGGTGCTCCGCGTGAACTGGGCGCAGCTCATCCCGCTGCTCTCGTCTCCCGCGTCGGTGGAGGCACTGCTGCTGAGCCTGCGCACCTCCCTGATCGCCACCGCCGCCTGCCTCGTGCTCGGGGTGCCGATGGCGCTCGTCCTGGCACGGGTGCCGTTCCCGGGCCGGCGTCTGGTGCGGGCGATCGTGCTGCTCCCGCTGGTGCTGCCTCCCGTCGTCGGCGGCCTGGCGCTGCTCGCGCTGTACGGGCGGCGAGGCCTCTTCGGCGGCGCGATCGATGTCGCGTTCTCGACACCGGCGGTGATCATCGCGCAGACGTTCGTCGCGCTGCCGTTCCTCGTGCTGAGTCTCGAGGGTGCGCTCCGCACGGCGGGCCCGGCGTACGAGGCCGTGGCAGCGACGCTGGGCGCAGGTCCGTGGACGGTACTCCGGCGGGTCACCCTCCCCCTCGTCGCACCGGCGGTCGTCTCCGGGGCGATCCTGTCCTTCGCCCGCGCGCTCGGCGAGTTCGGCGCGACGCTGACGTTCGCCGGCAGCCTGCAGGGCACCACCCGCACCCTGCCGCTCGAGATCTATCTCCAGCGCGAGACCGACCCGGACGCGGCGCTGGCGCTGTCGCTCCTGCTCATCGTCGTGGCGATCGTCGTCGTCGGTGTCGCCCACGGAACCGGAGGCGCGCGTCGGCGCCCCGCGGCGCGCGAGGCCGTCGCGTGA